A stretch of DNA from Streptomyces sp. NBC_01197:
CTGCGTCGGCTGGCCGCGGGAGTTCGGCGGACGCGGCGCGACCCTGGAGGAACAGGTCGCCTTTCACGAGGAGTACGCACTGGCCGACGCCCCCGCCCGGGTGGGGCACATCGGCGAACAGCTGCTCGGCCCCACCCTCATCGCCTTCGGTACGGACGCACAGCGGGCCCGCTTCCTTCCGGGGATCAGGTCCGTCGATGAGCTGTGGTGCCAGGGTTACAGCGAACCCGATGCGGGTTCGGACCTGGCCAACGTCCGTACCCGCGCCGAGCGGGACGCGGACGGCTGGTCGGTCACCGGGCAGAAGATCTGGACCTCGCTGGCCCATGAGTCCCAGTGGTGCTTCCTGGTCGCCCGCACCGGGCAGGGTAAGCGGCGGCACGAGGGTCTCTCGTATCTGCTGGTGCCCATGGACCAGCCGGGGGTCGAGGTCCGGCCCATCGCCCAGCTGACCGGCACCAGCGAATTCAACGAGGTCTTCTTCGACGCGGCCCGCACCGGCGCGGACAACGTCGTCGGCGAACCCGGCGACGGCTGGAAGGTGGCCATGGCCACCCTCGGCTTCGAGCGCGGCGTCTCCACCCTCGGCCAGCAGGTCGGATTCCGGCGTGAGCTGGAAGCGCTGATCGGTCTGGCGCGCCGCAACGGCGCCGCCGACGACCCCCTCCTCCGCGACCGGCTCGCCCGGGCCTGGACCGGTCTGGAGATCATCCGGTTCAACGCGCTGCGGATGCTCGACGGCGCGGCCGCCGGAGCTCCCGGGCCCGAGGCATCCATCGGCAAGATCTACTGGGCGACCTGGCACCGGGAGCTCGGTGAGGTGGCGATGGACGTCTGCGGCGCCGACGGGATGCTTGCGGATGGCGCACCGTACGATCTCGACGACTGGCAGCGGTTGTTCCTCTTCTCCCGCGCCGACACGATCTACGCCGGCTCGAACGAGATCCAGCGCAACATCATCGCGGAGCGGGTCCTCGGCCTGCCGAAGGAAGCAAGGGCCTGACCGGCACGGGGTGCCGGGCGCCGCGATCCGGCGGGGCGGTCGTTACTTCAGCAGCCTCGTACGGAGCTTGTGCAGCGTCCCGGCATCCAGGCCGAGCCCCTTCGAGAGATAGGCGTCGAAACCGCCGTACCGGTGGTCCGCCTCGGTGAGCGCGGCGCCGAGATAGTCCTTGCGGACCTCCTGCAGCGGAACGATCAGCCGAGGGTCCCGCATGATCCCCGCTTTCTTCAGACCATCGCGGGTCCTGAGGTCGGCGGTCCTGCGGATGTCGTTGGAGAGCAGATAGTCCGCCTCGGCCGTACTGGCGGGCACACCTACCGCGCGCAGCAGGACGTAACTCATCCACCCGGTACGGTCCTTGCCGGACGTGCAGTGGTAGAGCAGCGGCAGCCCCCTGCCGTCCGCGATGGTCCGGAGCACCTTGGCGAACTGCTGGCGGGCCCCCGCCTCGGCGACGAACGTGCGGTAGATCCGCCGCATCGTCTCCGCTCCCTTCCCGTCGCCCAGCGCCTTCTGCTGCTCGGCCGGGTCTTTGCTGCCGATGGCTGCCGTCGTCTGCTCGTAGAGTCCGGTGTCGTCGATCGGCAGCGTGATGGCGGCCGCCCCCTTGGGGAGCCGGTCGGCGCCGTCGGTCCTGACTTCGACGGGGAGCCGGAAGTCCACGACCGACTTCAGACCGAGCTTCGCTGTCACGGCGAGGTCCGCCGGGGTGAGCTTACCGAGTGCGTCACCGCGGAACACGGCCCCGTAGCGCAGCTGTTTGCCGTCGCTGGTCCAGTATCCGCCCAGGTCACGGACGTTGACCGCGCCCTTGAGCGCGATGTGCCGGGCGTCCGGTGCCGTCGGCGCCGCGGCTCCGGCGGCCTGGGTGGATCCCGGGCGCGCGGTGTGCGACGGGTGGGCTGTGTGGGACGGGTGGGAACACCCGGTGAGCACCAGGGCCGTGCTGAGCACGACGGTGGCGACGCGGGTCATGGCCCGGTTTCGGTCCGGGTTTCGGGTACGGCGCATCGGAACAACTCCCAGAGGGCGTGGGCAGGGATACGTGTGAGGGATCCGGCCGGAGACCGGAGCCGGGCCCCGGCCGCGTCGGGCAGTGCGGCCGGGCCGCGCCCCGTTGTGGGCGGCGGCCTCCGGAGCCGCCCGGGGCCGTCCATGGCTCCGGCGGCCGGGGGCCGCATCCGTGAACGGTGAAGTCCCGCTCGGGCAGCGGTGGCCGACGTCAGTCCGGAGGGGGGTGAACAGGCGTCTCCGCTGCTCCGTCCGGTGCGGTGGACGGATGCTGGACGGGAAGGTAGCAGCGGATCCGCTCAACGGGGGAGGTGCTGCCGGTGGGGTTGTCGCGCGGCGCGCCCGCGACCCTGCCCCGGCCGCGACGGCCGAAGCCCCCACAGAGCCGTCATACGCCCGCGGCCTGCGGGAACACCAGCGGCCCCGGCGACGTCCGCCGCCCCGGGACACCGACCGGACCGCACGGGTTTCCCACTGAGCGGGAGCAGCCGCTCGGCCGCGCCGGGGCCTGCGGCCTAGCCTCGGCGCAGTCCCACTTTCCGTGTGGCACTACCGGTGTTGCACCACCTGTGTGGCACGACCGGTGTTGCACCACCTCTGCGGCACGACCGGTGTTGCACCACCTGCGGCACGACCGGTGTCGCACCACCGTGTTGCCCCACCCGTGCTTCACCACCGTGTTGCATCACTCGTGTTGCACGACCCCCGAGTCGAACTACCCCCCCGTCCCACCACCCTTCAGTCCCACCACCCTTGCGGAGGACCGCCCATGCTCACGGCCAGTGAACGGCAGACCGCCGCGGACGCGCTCGGCGCGGCCGAGCGCGACCGGCGGCCCATCGCCCCGCTGACCGAGCTGTTCCCGGGAATCGGCACCGAGGACGCCTACGAGATCCAGCTGCTCGGCATCGGCCGCAGGGTCGCCGGCGGGGCAGCCGTGCACGGTCACAAGGTCGGTCTCTCCTCGCCCGTCATGCAGCGCATGGTGGGCGTCGACGAACCCGACTACGGCCACCTCCTGGACGACATGCGGTTGTCGGATGACCGGCCGGTCCCCGTGGACCGGTACTGCGCGCCCCGGATCGAGGTCGAGGTCGGCTTCGTCCTGGGCGACGACCTGCCCGGCGAGGGCTGCACCACGGCGGACGTACTCGCCGCCACCGAACGCGTCGTCCCCGCCATCGAGCTGATCGACAGCCGGATCGCCGACTGGCGCATCTCCATCGCCGACACCGTCGCCGACAACGCCTCGTCCGCCGGATACGTCACCGGCGACGGCCGCGACCCGCGCGAACTGGACCTCAAGGCCATTGACGCCGTGCTGCGCCGCGGCCCCGAACAGATCGCCGCCGGCCGCAGCGACGCCGTACTCGGCGACCCCGCCGCCTCCGTCGCCTGGCTGGCCCGCACCGTGGCCCGCTTCGGCGTCCCGCTGAAGAAGGGCCATCTGGTGCTGCCCGGGTCCTGCACCAGGGCCGTCGACGTCGAGGCGGGCCAGACCTACACAGCCGATTTCACCGGGCTCGGCCCGGTCTCGCTCTCCTTCATCTGAGGTGATGATGACCAACAGGACCAAGGCGACCGCCGCCATCGTCGGCTCCGGCAACATCGGGACCGACCTGCTCTACAAGCTCCAGCGGTCCCCGTACATCGAACCCCGCTGGATGATCGGCGTCGATCCGGCCAGCGAAGGGCTCGCCCGCGCCCGCGCCGCCGGAATCGAGGCCAGCCCCGACGGAGTCGGAGCGCTGCTCGACGGGGACGAGAAGCCCGACCTCGTCTTCGAGGCGACCTCGGCAGCCGTGCACCGGGCCAACGCCCCGCGCTACGCCGAACTCGGCATCCGCGCCATCGACCTCACCCCGGCCGCCGTCGGCCCGGCCGTCGTACCGCCCGCGAACCTGCTCGCCCATCTCGACCAGCCGAACGTCAACATGATCACGTGCGGCGGTCAGGCCACGATTCCCATGGTGTACGCCGTCTCGCGGATCGTCCCCGTCCGGTACGCCGAGATCGTTGCGTCCGTCTCCTCCGTTTCGGCAGGACCGGGAACCCGCGCCAACATCGACGAGTTCACCCGGACCACCGCCCGCGGCATCGAGGACATCGGCGGCGCGGACCGAGGCAAGGCCATCATCATCCTGAACCCGGCCGACCCGCCCGTGATGATGCGGGACACCGTCTTCTGCGCCATCCCCGAGGACGCCGACCGCGACGCCATCGCCCTCTCCGTCAAGCAGGTGGCC
This window harbors:
- a CDS encoding tyrosine-protein phosphatase encodes the protein MRRTRNPDRNRAMTRVATVVLSTALVLTGCSHPSHTAHPSHTARPGSTQAAGAAAPTAPDARHIALKGAVNVRDLGGYWTSDGKQLRYGAVFRGDALGKLTPADLAVTAKLGLKSVVDFRLPVEVRTDGADRLPKGAAAITLPIDDTGLYEQTTAAIGSKDPAEQQKALGDGKGAETMRRIYRTFVAEAGARQQFAKVLRTIADGRGLPLLYHCTSGKDRTGWMSYVLLRAVGVPASTAEADYLLSNDIRRTADLRTRDGLKKAGIMRDPRLIVPLQEVRKDYLGAALTEADHRYGGFDAYLSKGLGLDAGTLHKLRTRLLK
- a CDS encoding acetaldehyde dehydrogenase (acetylating), with amino-acid sequence MTNRTKATAAIVGSGNIGTDLLYKLQRSPYIEPRWMIGVDPASEGLARARAAGIEASPDGVGALLDGDEKPDLVFEATSAAVHRANAPRYAELGIRAIDLTPAAVGPAVVPPANLLAHLDQPNVNMITCGGQATIPMVYAVSRIVPVRYAEIVASVSSVSAGPGTRANIDEFTRTTARGIEDIGGADRGKAIIILNPADPPVMMRDTVFCAIPEDADRDAIALSVKQVAEDVASYVPGYRLRSEPQFDDPTPESGGMARVAVFLEVEGAGDYLPPYAGNLDIMTAAATKVGEEFAKALLAPGR
- a CDS encoding 2-keto-4-pentenoate hydratase, which encodes MLTASERQTAADALGAAERDRRPIAPLTELFPGIGTEDAYEIQLLGIGRRVAGGAAVHGHKVGLSSPVMQRMVGVDEPDYGHLLDDMRLSDDRPVPVDRYCAPRIEVEVGFVLGDDLPGEGCTTADVLAATERVVPAIELIDSRIADWRISIADTVADNASSAGYVTGDGRDPRELDLKAIDAVLRRGPEQIAAGRSDAVLGDPAASVAWLARTVARFGVPLKKGHLVLPGSCTRAVDVEAGQTYTADFTGLGPVSLSFI
- a CDS encoding acyl-CoA dehydrogenase family protein gives rise to the protein MSSTEKFRSEFRTWLRSGLTGEFAALKGRGGPGREHEAFAERLAWERHMAAAGWTCVGWPREFGGRGATLEEQVAFHEEYALADAPARVGHIGEQLLGPTLIAFGTDAQRARFLPGIRSVDELWCQGYSEPDAGSDLANVRTRAERDADGWSVTGQKIWTSLAHESQWCFLVARTGQGKRRHEGLSYLLVPMDQPGVEVRPIAQLTGTSEFNEVFFDAARTGADNVVGEPGDGWKVAMATLGFERGVSTLGQQVGFRRELEALIGLARRNGAADDPLLRDRLARAWTGLEIIRFNALRMLDGAAAGAPGPEASIGKIYWATWHRELGEVAMDVCGADGMLADGAPYDLDDWQRLFLFSRADTIYAGSNEIQRNIIAERVLGLPKEARA